AAGAAGGCGCAATCTGCGGCGAAGACGGGCAACAAAGAAGCGCTCGTCGAGGCGGCCGTTGCCGAAAAGATCTTTGCACATCTTTCAGACGGCAAACCGGCCCGCACGCTCACGCTGACGGAGGACGAAAGCAAGATCGTGGAGACGTTCGGCCTTCTGACCACGAAGCCCGTACTTTACTGCTGCAACGTCGGCGAAAACGACCTGCCCAAGGGCAATGCGTTCAGCGATCAGGTGCGCGCACGGGCAGCGGCGGAGGGCGCCGGCGTCGTGGTGTTGTGCGGCAAGATCGAATCGGAATTGGCCGAGGTCGAAGAATCCGAGCGGGCGGAGCTGCTTTCCGCGTACGGTCTCGAGGAGCCAGCGTTGGCCACCTTGGCGCGTGAGTGTTACCGCTTGCTGGGCCTGCAATCGTATTTCACGGCAGGCGAAAAAGAGGTTCGTGCGTGGACGATCAAAAAAGGCGCCACGGCCCCCCAGGCGGCAGGCGTGATCCACACCGACTTCGAGAAGGGTTTCATTCGCGCGCAGGTGTACACGCTGGCCGATCTCGAGCAGTACAAGAGCGA
The sequence above is a segment of the Myxococcales bacterium genome. Coding sequences within it:
- the ychF gene encoding redox-regulated ATPase YchF: MALSVGIVGLPNVGKSTVFNALTSGKAAAANYPFCTIDPNVGVVPVPDPRLARITKYIPPQKVIPTIVEIVDIAGLVKGASQGEGLGNKFLANIRETSAILMMVRCFEDENVVHVSGSVDPIRDIEIIELELALADVSSAEKRLKKAQSAAKTGNKEALVEAAVAEKIFAHLSDGKPARTLTLTEDESKIVETFGLLTTKPVLYCCNVGENDLPKGNAFSDQVRARAAAEGAGVVVLCGKIESELAEVEESERAELLSAYGLEEPALATLARECYRLLGLQSYFTAGEKEVRAWTIKKGATAPQAAGVIHTDFEKGFIRAQVYTLADLEQYKSEAAIKQAGRMRMEGKEYVVADGDILHFLFNV